A single window of Mycolicibacterium aurum DNA harbors:
- a CDS encoding NAD(P)H-dependent flavin oxidoreductase encodes MRTELCDRFGIEYPIFVFTPSEKVAAAVTRAGGLGVLGCVRFNDADDLENVLQWMDANTDGKPYGVDIVMPAKIPTEGTSVDINKLVPQTHRDFVAKTLADLGVPPLPEDEAKSEGVLGWLHSVARSHVEVALKHPIKLIANALGSPPKDVIDQVHEAGVPVAALAGSPKHALRHAENGVDIVVAQGHEAGGHTGEIGSMVLWPEIVDALDGKVPVLAAGGIGTGRQVAAALALGAQGVWMGSAFLTSAEYDLGVRLESGQSVIQEAMLKATSADTVRRRIYTGKPARLLKSRWTEAWDADGAPEPLPMPLQNILVSEAHQRMSESTDPTAVAMPVGQIVGTMNEIRPVADIIAELVSGFEDASKRLDGIRGN; translated from the coding sequence ATGAGAACTGAACTGTGTGATCGCTTCGGCATCGAGTACCCGATCTTCGTCTTCACCCCGTCGGAGAAGGTGGCGGCCGCGGTCACCAGGGCCGGCGGCCTGGGTGTGCTCGGGTGCGTGCGGTTCAACGACGCCGACGACCTGGAGAACGTCCTGCAGTGGATGGACGCCAACACCGACGGCAAGCCGTACGGCGTCGACATCGTGATGCCCGCCAAGATCCCGACCGAGGGCACGTCGGTCGACATCAACAAGCTGGTACCGCAGACCCACCGTGACTTCGTCGCCAAGACGCTCGCCGACCTGGGTGTGCCACCGCTGCCGGAGGACGAGGCCAAGTCCGAAGGTGTTCTGGGATGGCTGCATTCGGTCGCTCGCAGCCACGTGGAGGTTGCGCTCAAGCATCCGATCAAGCTGATCGCCAACGCCCTCGGCTCGCCGCCCAAGGACGTCATCGACCAGGTGCACGAGGCCGGTGTGCCGGTGGCAGCGCTGGCCGGCTCACCCAAACACGCTCTGCGCCACGCAGAGAACGGTGTGGACATCGTCGTCGCGCAGGGCCATGAGGCCGGTGGGCACACCGGTGAGATCGGCTCGATGGTGCTCTGGCCCGAGATCGTCGACGCGCTGGACGGCAAGGTTCCGGTGCTCGCCGCCGGCGGCATCGGCACCGGCCGCCAGGTTGCCGCCGCACTCGCCCTTGGCGCGCAAGGTGTCTGGATGGGGTCGGCATTCCTGACATCAGCCGAGTACGACCTCGGCGTGCGCCTGGAGTCCGGCCAATCGGTGATCCAGGAAGCCATGCTCAAGGCCACGTCCGCCGACACCGTCCGCAGGCGGATCTACACGGGTAAGCCCGCCCGGCTGCTCAAGAGTCGGTGGACCGAGGCGTGGGACGCCGATGGCGCACCCGAGCCGTTGCCGATGCCGTTGCAGAACATCCTGGTCAGCGAGGCGCATCAGCGGATGAGCGAGTCGACCGACCCGACGGCCGTCGCGATGCCGGTGGGGCAGATCGTCGGAACGATGAACGAGATCCGGCCCGTCGCGGACATCATCGCCGAGCTGGTCAGCGGATTCGAGGACGCGTCGAAGCGGCTGGACGGTATTCGCGGCAACTGA
- a CDS encoding LLM class F420-dependent oxidoreductase produces MKLGLQLGYWGAQPPTNHAELVASAEEAGFDTVFTAEAWGSDAYTPLAWWGRETTRMRLGTSVLQLSARTPTALAMAALTLDHLSGGRHIVGLGVSGPQVVEGWYGAKFPKPLARTREYVDILRQVWAREAPVHSDGPHYPLPLSGEGTTGLGKNLKPITHPLRADIPVMLGAEGPKNVALAAEICDGWLPIFYSPRIAGMYNEWLDEGFARPGARRTRETFEICATAQVVVTDDRPAVMELMKPHLALYMGGMGAEDTNFHADVYRRMGYADVVDDVTRLFRSDRKDEAAKVIPDELVDDSAIVGDLDYVQEQIKAWEAAGVTMMVVGARSTDQIRDLAGLV; encoded by the coding sequence ATGAAGCTGGGACTCCAACTCGGATATTGGGGCGCGCAGCCGCCGACCAACCATGCAGAACTGGTCGCTTCGGCGGAGGAAGCCGGGTTCGACACGGTCTTCACCGCCGAGGCGTGGGGGTCGGATGCCTACACGCCGCTGGCGTGGTGGGGCCGCGAAACCACGCGGATGCGGCTCGGCACGTCGGTGCTCCAACTCTCGGCGCGCACCCCGACCGCGCTCGCGATGGCGGCGTTGACGCTGGACCACCTCTCCGGTGGACGGCACATCGTCGGCCTCGGTGTCTCCGGCCCGCAGGTCGTCGAGGGCTGGTACGGCGCGAAGTTCCCCAAGCCACTCGCGCGCACCCGGGAATACGTCGACATCCTGCGTCAGGTCTGGGCCCGGGAAGCCCCGGTGCACAGCGACGGGCCGCATTACCCGCTGCCGCTCTCCGGTGAGGGCACCACGGGACTGGGCAAGAACCTCAAGCCGATCACCCATCCGCTGCGCGCGGACATCCCGGTGATGCTGGGCGCCGAAGGTCCCAAGAACGTCGCTCTGGCCGCCGAGATCTGCGACGGCTGGCTGCCCATCTTCTACTCGCCGCGCATCGCGGGCATGTACAACGAATGGCTCGACGAGGGGTTCGCGCGCCCCGGTGCGCGACGTACCCGGGAGACGTTCGAGATCTGCGCAACGGCACAGGTGGTCGTCACCGACGACCGTCCCGCGGTCATGGAGCTGATGAAGCCGCACCTTGCCCTGTACATGGGCGGCATGGGGGCCGAGGACACCAACTTCCACGCCGACGTGTATCGCCGGATGGGGTACGCCGACGTCGTCGACGACGTGACTCGGCTCTTCCGCAGTGACCGCAAAGACGAAGCGGCCAAGGTCATCCCCGACGAGCTGGTCGACGACTCCGCCATCGTCGGCGACCTCGACTACGTGCAGGAGCAGATCAAGGCGTGGGAAGCCGCGGGCGTCACGATGATGGTCGTCGGCGCGCGGTCGACCGACCAGATCCGCGATCTCGCCGGCCTGGTCTGA
- a CDS encoding FMN-dependent NADH-azoreductase, which yields MAHLLHLDSSVQGDHSVSRSLTRRAAERWRAAHPGGTVTYRDLAAQPLPHLDPQTSAALSAELIDEVKAADTVLLGLPLYNFGPPSTVKAWVDHVVAAGVSIDTTTGEGLLGGRDFVAIETRGGGYGPGTPREGWDHAQTWLSHGVSLTGLQPRFVVVELTMAATNPAMAELKPLAAQSLADGQAAIDRLWAAGESAA from the coding sequence ATGGCACACCTTCTGCACCTCGACTCGTCGGTTCAGGGCGATCACTCGGTCAGCCGGAGCCTCACCCGGCGCGCGGCCGAGCGCTGGCGGGCCGCGCACCCCGGCGGCACGGTGACCTACCGGGACCTGGCCGCACAGCCGCTGCCGCATCTGGACCCGCAGACGTCCGCGGCCCTCAGTGCCGAGCTGATCGACGAGGTCAAGGCCGCCGATACCGTCCTGCTGGGCCTGCCGCTGTACAACTTCGGACCGCCGAGCACGGTCAAGGCGTGGGTCGACCACGTCGTCGCTGCCGGCGTGTCCATCGACACGACGACCGGAGAGGGGCTGTTGGGTGGCAGGGATTTCGTGGCGATCGAGACGCGCGGCGGTGGCTACGGTCCCGGCACACCCCGCGAAGGGTGGGATCACGCGCAGACATGGCTGTCCCACGGGGTGTCGCTGACGGGCCTGCAGCCGCGATTCGTCGTCGTCGAGCTCACTATGGCCGCAACCAATCCCGCCATGGCCGAGCTCAAGCCGCTGGCCGCTCAGAGTCTGGCCGACGGGCAGGCCGCCATCGACCGATTGTGGGCGGCGGGGGAGAGCGCCGCGTAG
- a CDS encoding acyl-CoA synthetase, with amino-acid sequence MALNIADLAEHAIDAVPDRVAIISGDEQLTYAQLEEKANRLAHYLIDQGVKKDDKVGLYCRNRIEIVIAMLGIVKAGAILVNVNFRYVEGELKYLFDNSDMVALVHERRYADRVDNVLPEVPKVKTILVVEDGSDDDFERYGGVEFYSAIAQGSPERDFGPRSEDDIYLLYTGGTTGFPKGVMWRHEDIYRVLFGGTDFATGEPYADEYDLSKQAAANPPMVRLPIPPMIHGATQSATWMALFSGHTVVLTPEFDADAVWRMIHEHKVNLLFFTGDAMARPLLDALLAHQEKGNEYDLSSLFLLASTAALFSTSLKEKFLELLPNRIITDSIGSSETGFGGTSIVAKGQSHTGGPRVTIDKNTKVLDEDGNEVVPGSGVRGIIAKCGHIPVGYFKDEKKTAETFRTYNGVRYAIPGDYAEVEADGSVTMLGRGSVSINSGGEKIYPEEVEAALKGHPDVFDALVVGVPDPRFGQHVAAVVQPREGSRPALADLDAFVRKEIAGYKVPRSLWLVDEVKRSPAGKPDYRWAKDTTEERPADEVHEKHAVAK; translated from the coding sequence GTGGCCCTGAATATCGCCGATCTTGCCGAGCACGCCATCGACGCCGTGCCTGACCGTGTTGCCATCATCTCGGGCGACGAACAGCTCACCTATGCCCAGTTGGAGGAGAAGGCCAACCGCCTGGCCCACTACCTCATCGACCAGGGCGTGAAGAAGGACGACAAGGTCGGCCTCTACTGCCGCAACCGGATCGAGATCGTCATCGCGATGCTCGGCATCGTCAAGGCGGGCGCGATCCTGGTGAACGTCAACTTCCGCTACGTCGAGGGTGAGCTCAAGTACCTGTTCGACAACTCGGACATGGTCGCCCTGGTGCACGAGCGCCGGTACGCCGACCGCGTCGACAACGTGCTGCCCGAGGTGCCGAAGGTGAAGACCATTCTCGTGGTCGAGGACGGCAGCGATGATGACTTCGAGCGCTACGGCGGCGTCGAGTTCTACTCCGCGATCGCACAGGGTTCGCCGGAACGGGACTTCGGCCCGCGCAGCGAGGACGACATCTACCTGCTCTACACCGGCGGCACGACCGGCTTCCCGAAGGGCGTCATGTGGCGCCACGAGGACATCTACCGGGTTCTCTTCGGTGGCACCGACTTCGCGACCGGTGAGCCGTACGCCGACGAGTACGACCTGTCCAAGCAGGCCGCGGCCAACCCGCCGATGGTCCGCCTGCCGATCCCGCCGATGATCCACGGCGCCACGCAGTCCGCGACCTGGATGGCGCTGTTCTCCGGCCACACCGTGGTGCTGACACCGGAATTCGACGCCGACGCGGTGTGGCGAATGATCCACGAGCACAAGGTCAACCTGCTGTTCTTCACCGGCGATGCGATGGCGCGCCCGCTTCTGGACGCGCTCCTGGCGCACCAGGAGAAGGGCAACGAATACGACCTGTCCTCGCTGTTCTTGCTCGCCAGCACCGCGGCGCTGTTCTCCACCAGCCTCAAGGAGAAGTTCCTCGAGCTGCTGCCCAACCGGATCATCACTGACTCGATCGGCTCCTCGGAGACCGGCTTCGGCGGCACCAGCATCGTGGCCAAGGGCCAGTCGCACACCGGCGGACCGCGGGTGACCATCGACAAGAACACCAAGGTGCTCGACGAGGACGGCAACGAGGTGGTTCCCGGTTCGGGCGTGCGCGGCATCATCGCCAAGTGCGGCCACATCCCGGTCGGGTACTTCAAGGATGAGAAGAAGACGGCGGAGACCTTTCGTACGTACAACGGTGTGCGGTACGCGATTCCGGGCGACTACGCCGAGGTCGAGGCCGACGGCAGTGTGACGATGTTGGGCCGCGGTTCGGTGTCGATCAACAGTGGCGGCGAGAAGATCTACCCAGAAGAGGTGGAAGCCGCGCTGAAGGGCCATCCGGACGTGTTCGACGCGCTCGTGGTCGGTGTGCCGGATCCCCGGTTCGGTCAGCACGTCGCCGCGGTGGTCCAGCCGCGTGAGGGCAGCCGCCCGGCGCTGGCCGATCTCGACGCGTTCGTCCGGAAAGAGATCGCGGGATACAAAGTGCCACGCAGTCTTTGGCTGGTCGACGAGGTCAAGCGCTCACCGGCGGGCAAGCCGGACTATCGCTGGGCCAAGGACACCACCGAGGAACGGCCGGCCGACGAGGTTCACGAGAAGCATGCGGTGGCGAAATGA
- a CDS encoding Zn-ribbon domain-containing OB-fold protein → MTTSQSSPVQIDPHEPPLSAPLKLSFDYTRSVGPLLGEFFTALRERRIVGVRGSDGRVLVPPAEYDPVTYEALTEVVPVSSVGTVVSWTWQPAPLEGQPLDRPFAWALIKLDGADTPLLHAVDAESSDAISTGARVHAHWVDETVGAITDIAYFSLGDQAEEIPAPAEGLDPVTMLVVPTSIEIQHTASLPESTFLRALEQGKLLGARTGEDGKVYFPPREANPATGLELDNYVELPDKGTVTTFAIINIPFAGQRIKPPYVAAYVLLDGADIPFLHLVTEIDPADVRMGMRVQAVWKPKEEWGLGIDNIDYFRPTGEPDADYDTYKHHL, encoded by the coding sequence GTGACCACCAGCCAAAGCAGCCCGGTGCAGATCGATCCCCATGAGCCGCCTCTTTCGGCACCTCTGAAGCTCTCCTTCGACTACACCCGTTCAGTAGGACCACTCCTTGGCGAGTTCTTCACCGCTCTGCGCGAGCGGCGCATCGTCGGCGTACGCGGGTCGGATGGCCGAGTCCTCGTTCCGCCCGCTGAGTATGACCCCGTCACCTACGAGGCCCTGACCGAGGTCGTCCCTGTGTCCAGCGTGGGCACGGTGGTGTCGTGGACATGGCAGCCGGCGCCGCTGGAGGGCCAGCCGCTGGACCGTCCGTTCGCCTGGGCGTTGATCAAGCTCGACGGCGCAGACACCCCGTTGCTGCACGCGGTCGACGCGGAGTCCTCGGACGCGATCAGCACCGGCGCGCGGGTACACGCCCACTGGGTGGATGAGACCGTCGGCGCGATCACCGACATCGCCTACTTCTCCCTCGGCGATCAGGCCGAGGAAATTCCGGCCCCGGCCGAGGGCCTCGACCCGGTGACGATGCTGGTGGTACCGACCTCGATCGAGATCCAGCACACGGCATCGCTTCCCGAGAGCACGTTCCTGCGCGCACTGGAACAGGGCAAGCTCCTCGGCGCCCGCACGGGCGAGGACGGGAAGGTGTACTTCCCGCCGCGAGAAGCCAACCCGGCCACCGGCCTCGAGCTCGACAACTACGTCGAGCTGCCCGACAAGGGCACGGTGACGACATTCGCGATCATCAACATCCCGTTCGCGGGGCAGCGCATCAAGCCGCCCTACGTTGCGGCCTATGTGCTGCTGGACGGCGCCGATATTCCGTTCCTGCATCTGGTCACCGAGATCGATCCGGCCGACGTGCGGATGGGCATGCGGGTTCAGGCGGTGTGGAAGCCCAAGGAGGAGTGGGGTCTTGGCATCGACAACATCGACTACTTCAGGCCCACAGGCGAACCCGACGCCGACTACGACACCTACAAGCACCACCTGTAA
- a CDS encoding cytochrome P450 — protein MTSTSPLVDTGLDVDLADGNFYADRRARDAYRWMRANQPVFRDRNGLAAATTHRAVLDAERNPELFSSAGGIRPDQPGMPYMIDMDDPAHVLRRKLVNSGFTRKRVMDKLPSIERLCDTLIDAVIERGECDFVRDIAAPLPMAVIGDMLGVLPQEREMLLKWSDDLVCGLSSTVDEATIKLLMDTFAAYTAFTMDVIAKRRAEPTDDLFSILVHAEVEGERMSDDEIVFETLLILIGGDETTRHTLSGGTEQLLRHRDQWEAAVADPSLLPCGIEEMLRWTSPVKNMCRTLTADTEFHGTSLKSGEKIMLMFESANFDEDVFENPESFDMYRNPNNHLAFGFGTHFCLGNQLARLELKIMLSRVLERLPDLQLADPDMLPLRPANFVSGLESMPVVFTPSKPIGA, from the coding sequence ATGACTTCCACCTCGCCCCTCGTCGATACCGGTCTCGACGTGGACCTCGCCGACGGCAACTTCTATGCCGACCGCCGCGCCCGCGACGCGTACCGCTGGATGCGCGCGAACCAGCCGGTGTTCCGGGACCGCAACGGGCTGGCCGCGGCCACCACGCACCGCGCGGTGCTGGACGCCGAACGCAACCCTGAGCTGTTCTCGTCGGCCGGCGGCATCCGCCCCGACCAGCCGGGGATGCCGTACATGATCGACATGGACGACCCCGCGCATGTGCTGCGGCGCAAGCTGGTCAACTCGGGCTTCACCCGCAAGCGCGTGATGGACAAGCTGCCGTCGATCGAGCGGCTGTGCGACACGTTGATCGACGCGGTCATCGAACGCGGTGAGTGCGATTTCGTCCGTGACATCGCCGCGCCGCTGCCGATGGCGGTGATCGGCGACATGCTCGGCGTGCTGCCCCAGGAGCGCGAGATGCTGCTCAAATGGTCCGACGACCTGGTGTGCGGACTCAGCTCCACCGTCGACGAGGCGACCATCAAGCTGCTGATGGACACGTTTGCGGCCTACACCGCGTTCACGATGGACGTCATCGCCAAGCGCCGCGCCGAACCGACCGATGACCTGTTCTCGATCCTGGTGCACGCCGAAGTCGAAGGCGAGCGGATGTCCGACGACGAGATCGTCTTCGAGACACTGCTGATCCTCATCGGTGGTGACGAGACCACCCGCCACACGCTCTCAGGCGGCACCGAGCAGTTGCTTCGCCACCGCGACCAGTGGGAGGCGGCGGTCGCGGACCCGTCGCTGCTGCCGTGCGGGATCGAGGAGATGCTGCGCTGGACATCGCCGGTCAAGAACATGTGCCGCACGCTGACGGCCGACACCGAGTTCCACGGCACGTCGTTGAAGTCAGGCGAGAAGATCATGCTGATGTTCGAATCCGCGAATTTCGACGAGGACGTTTTCGAGAACCCCGAGTCCTTCGATATGTACCGGAACCCGAACAACCACTTGGCTTTCGGGTTCGGGACGCATTTCTGCCTGGGCAACCAGCTGGCTCGCCTCGAGCTGAAGATCATGCTCAGCCGGGTGCTCGAGCGGCTGCCGGATCTGCAGTTGGCCGACCCCGACATGCTGCCGCTGCGGCCGGCGAACTTCGTCAGCGGCCTCGAGTCGATGCCGGTGGTGTTCACCCCGTCGAAGCCGATCGGGGCCTAG
- a CDS encoding crotonase/enoyl-CoA hydratase family protein — protein sequence MSEPEKGPDALVEQRGHTLILTLNRPEARNALSTEMLSIMVDTWNRVDEDPEIRTCILTGAGGYFCAGMDLKAATKAPPGDSFKSGAFDPSKIEGLLKGRRLTKPLIAAVEGPAIAGGTEILQGTDIRIAGESAKFGISEAKWSLYPMGGSAVRLPRQIPYTIACDLLLTGRHITAAEAKEYGLIGYVVPDGTALDKALEIAEVINNNGPLAVQAILKTIREAEGMHEEEAFKPDTANGIPVFLSEDAKEGPRAFKEKRAPNFQMK from the coding sequence GTGAGCGAGCCCGAAAAAGGTCCCGACGCCCTGGTTGAGCAGCGCGGACACACGTTGATTCTGACGCTGAATCGGCCGGAGGCGCGCAACGCGCTTTCCACTGAGATGCTCTCGATCATGGTCGACACCTGGAACCGCGTCGACGAGGATCCGGAGATCCGGACCTGCATCCTGACCGGGGCGGGCGGCTACTTCTGCGCGGGCATGGACCTGAAGGCGGCCACAAAGGCACCCCCCGGCGACTCGTTCAAGAGCGGTGCGTTCGACCCGTCGAAGATCGAGGGCCTGCTCAAGGGCCGACGGCTGACCAAACCGCTGATCGCCGCGGTCGAAGGCCCGGCCATTGCGGGCGGCACCGAGATTCTGCAGGGCACCGACATCCGGATCGCGGGCGAGAGCGCGAAGTTCGGCATCTCGGAAGCGAAGTGGAGCCTGTACCCGATGGGCGGCTCCGCAGTGCGGCTGCCGCGCCAGATCCCGTACACGATCGCCTGCGACCTGCTGCTGACCGGCCGCCACATCACCGCGGCCGAGGCCAAGGAGTACGGCCTGATCGGCTATGTGGTCCCCGACGGCACCGCGCTGGACAAAGCCCTGGAGATCGCCGAGGTGATCAACAACAACGGGCCGCTGGCGGTGCAGGCGATCCTGAAGACCATCCGCGAGGCCGAGGGCATGCACGAGGAAGAGGCGTTCAAGCCAGACACGGCCAACGGCATCCCGGTGTTCCTCAGCGAGGACGCCAAGGAAGGCCCGCGCGCATTCAAGGAGAAGCGCGCCCCCAACTTCCAGATGAAGTAG
- a CDS encoding acetoacetate decarboxylase family protein has protein sequence MPVRVRTAHQHTAMFVVDADAAQRMIDYSGLRVCRFGRSNRRALVVLMLMRYEDTDLGQYWEYGTNVMVNPPGSDASGMSALQSAGAFVHHLPVDQAFTLEAGRTIWGYPKVMADFTIRNGRQFGFDVSIDGQRVVSMEFAPGVPIPAALTSRPQVHPTYSYLDGVIRRTEGTMVLSGVRYRPGGVRVQLGEHPYAAELSALGLPKRALVSSSAANVDMTFADSLVISR, from the coding sequence ATGCCGGTGCGGGTCCGCACGGCACATCAGCACACCGCCATGTTCGTCGTAGACGCCGACGCAGCCCAGCGGATGATCGACTACAGCGGTCTGCGGGTGTGCCGTTTCGGTCGGTCGAATCGCCGCGCCCTCGTGGTCCTGATGTTGATGCGCTATGAGGACACCGACCTAGGGCAGTACTGGGAGTACGGCACCAACGTGATGGTGAATCCCCCCGGCTCGGACGCATCGGGCATGTCCGCGCTGCAGTCGGCCGGCGCCTTCGTCCATCACCTGCCGGTCGACCAGGCGTTCACCCTGGAGGCTGGACGCACCATCTGGGGCTACCCGAAGGTGATGGCGGACTTCACGATTCGTAACGGACGCCAGTTCGGGTTCGACGTCAGCATCGATGGCCAGCGGGTGGTGAGCATGGAGTTCGCGCCCGGTGTTCCGATACCCGCCGCCCTGACGTCCCGGCCGCAGGTGCACCCCACCTACTCCTACCTCGACGGCGTCATCCGGCGGACGGAAGGCACGATGGTGCTGTCCGGGGTGCGGTACCGGCCCGGCGGTGTGCGTGTGCAACTCGGCGAACATCCCTACGCCGCAGAGCTTTCCGCCCTAGGCTTGCCCAAGCGCGCGCTCGTCTCGAGTTCGGCGGCCAATGTCGACATGACATTTGCCGACTCCCTCGTCATCTCGCGTTGA
- a CDS encoding thiolase domain-containing protein, whose amino-acid sequence MTEVAVVGFAHAPHVRRTNGTTNGVEMLMPCFRQLYSELGLKQTDLGFWCSGSSDYLAGRAFSFISAIDSIGAVPPINESHVEMDAAWALYEAYIKILTGEVETALVYGFGKSSAGTLRRVLSLQTDPYTVAPLWPDSVSMAGLQARFGLDAGKWTAEQMAQVALDAQAATPRVDRLESGSSIQELLEQPYFAEPLRRHDIAPITDGASAIVLASGDRARELRERPAWITGIEHRIETPVLGARDLTTSPSTAASAAAATGGDPSSIEIAEIYAPFSHQQLILTEAIGLPDSTTINPSGGALAANPMFSAGLERIGFAAQHIFEGNASRVLAHATSGPALQQNLVAVLEGK is encoded by the coding sequence ATGACTGAAGTAGCCGTCGTCGGGTTCGCGCACGCACCCCACGTCCGCCGGACCAACGGCACCACCAACGGTGTTGAGATGCTGATGCCGTGTTTCCGCCAGCTGTACTCCGAGCTGGGACTCAAGCAGACCGATCTGGGTTTCTGGTGCTCGGGATCGTCCGATTACCTTGCCGGTCGGGCATTCTCGTTCATCTCGGCCATCGACTCGATCGGGGCCGTCCCGCCGATCAACGAATCGCACGTCGAGATGGACGCCGCCTGGGCTCTGTACGAGGCCTACATCAAGATCCTGACCGGCGAGGTCGAGACAGCTCTGGTGTACGGGTTCGGCAAGTCGTCGGCCGGCACATTGCGCCGCGTGCTGTCGTTGCAGACCGATCCGTACACCGTCGCCCCGTTGTGGCCGGACTCGGTGAGCATGGCCGGTCTGCAGGCCCGCTTCGGCCTGGACGCCGGCAAGTGGACGGCCGAGCAGATGGCGCAGGTCGCACTCGATGCGCAGGCAGCCACCCCGCGGGTGGACCGCCTGGAGTCCGGCAGCAGCATCCAGGAACTGCTGGAGCAGCCATACTTCGCGGAGCCGTTGCGGCGCCACGACATCGCGCCGATCACCGACGGCGCGTCGGCGATCGTGCTGGCCTCGGGCGACCGTGCCCGTGAGTTGCGGGAGCGGCCGGCCTGGATCACCGGGATAGAACACCGCATCGAGACCCCGGTCCTCGGTGCCCGTGATCTGACCACGTCGCCGTCCACCGCCGCCTCGGCCGCCGCGGCCACCGGCGGTGACCCGTCGTCGATCGAGATCGCGGAGATCTACGCCCCGTTCAGTCATCAGCAGCTGATCCTCACAGAGGCGATCGGCTTGCCCGACAGCACGACGATCAATCCGTCCGGCGGCGCGCTCGCCGCCAATCCGATGTTCTCGGCGGGCCTGGAGCGGATCGGCTTCGCAGCGCAGCACATCTTCGAGGGCAACGCCTCTCGCGTGCTGGCTCACGCGACGAGCGGTCCTGCACTTCAACAGAATCTGGTCGCTGTCCTGGAGGGGAAGTAA
- a CDS encoding MarR family winged helix-turn-helix transcriptional regulator, which yields MSDDPAPDQLLGPLLDLLARRLRGAAEAELTAFDLRPRHVIGLTLLRDFGEHSQAGLAEALGIDPTNVVALLNELESAGLVERRRSPEDRRRHTVVLTPAGARRLAEVETALAGLEHRLFAALDSDEQATLHGLLQRAAAVTGGSLVPRSACTEDVQSC from the coding sequence GTGAGCGACGATCCGGCGCCCGACCAGCTCCTGGGCCCCCTGCTGGATCTGCTCGCCCGCCGCCTTCGGGGCGCCGCGGAAGCAGAACTCACGGCTTTCGACCTGCGTCCGCGCCACGTCATCGGCCTGACGCTGCTGCGCGATTTCGGCGAACACAGTCAGGCCGGACTGGCCGAAGCCCTCGGAATCGATCCGACCAACGTCGTGGCGCTGCTCAACGAACTGGAATCGGCCGGGCTCGTCGAGCGTCGGCGGTCCCCCGAGGATCGCCGACGTCACACCGTGGTGCTGACCCCGGCGGGCGCACGGCGACTCGCCGAGGTCGAGACTGCGCTGGCAGGCCTGGAGCACCGACTGTTCGCCGCGCTCGACAGCGACGAGCAGGCGACGCTGCACGGGCTACTCCAGCGCGCGGCGGCGGTCACCGGCGGCAGCCTGGTACCGCGGAGCGCGTGTACCGAAGACGTCCAGAGCTGCTAG